In the genome of Rhodoferax sp. BAB1, one region contains:
- a CDS encoding copper-binding protein, protein MKNIKHILAISSLALGIALPMSSIAQTMMMDQSKMGMSQSASMTDGEVRKVDRETGKITIKHGDIKHLDMPGMTMVFTAKDKGLLTNLKPGDKVKFMVVNEGGKMVITDLQPVE, encoded by the coding sequence ATGAAAAACATCAAACATATTCTTGCCATTTCGTCTCTCGCATTGGGCATAGCCTTGCCTATGAGCAGCATCGCGCAAACCATGATGATGGACCAGAGCAAGATGGGTATGTCGCAATCCGCGTCCATGACCGATGGGGAGGTCCGCAAGGTCGATCGTGAGACTGGCAAGATCACCATCAAGCACGGCGATATCAAACATCTGGACATGCCAGGCATGACCATGGTCTTCACGGCAAAGGACAAGGGATTGCTGACAAACTTGAAGCCTGGCGATAAGGTCAAGTTCATGGTCGTCAACGAAGGCGGCAAGATGGTTATCACCGATCTCCAGCCAGTCGAGTGA
- a CDS encoding SHOCT domain-containing protein, whose product MYFGDGYYMVGMHAFWWIFWVIIIIALLFGPWPPSRGRDDGLRETPHQVLRRRLAKGEIKPEEYEQLKQLLGKDE is encoded by the coding sequence ATGTACTTTGGTGATGGTTACTACATGGTCGGCATGCATGCTTTCTGGTGGATCTTCTGGGTGATCATCATCATCGCGCTATTGTTCGGTCCTTGGCCTCCTAGCCGTGGTCGAGATGACGGCCTGCGGGAGACACCGCATCAGGTCTTGCGACGCCGACTGGCCAAGGGCGAGATCAAGCCGGAAGAGTACGAACAACTCAAGCAGTTGCTCGGCAAGGACGAATAG
- a CDS encoding MBL fold metallo-hydrolase RNA specificity domain-containing protein, translated as MKLTFLGAAGTVTGSKYLLEHAGRQILVDCGLFQGYKHLREMNWEPFPVDVSRLDCVILTHAHLDHSGALPLLLRNGYRGPIYTTPGTIDLCHLLLPDSARLQEEEAEYLNRHQASKHKPALPLYTEQDARHVLRYMQAVPFNETIEMVPDMQLSLRPAGHIIGAANAEIQAGGLTIVFSGDVGRDDDPIMRPPTPLGTADYLVIESTYGDRLHQPEDNEALLAEIIQRTAGRGGSVVVPAFAVGRAQTLLFLLSRLKARHAIPDLPVFLDSPMAIDMTEIYHRHRKEHRLSPEECKGLCRVATMVRTSDESRALNNVRYPAVIISASGMATGGRVLHHLKRMAPDRRNTIVLVGYQAGGTRGARLAAGEKSIRIFGEDVAVNAEVAMLRGMSAHADAGQLMRWMAAMPHAPRKVFLTHGEPGPADILRQRVDRELGWTAGVPRLGQTVELVP; from the coding sequence ATGAAGCTGACGTTTCTCGGCGCTGCAGGCACAGTAACAGGCTCCAAATACCTGCTGGAGCATGCCGGACGTCAGATCCTGGTCGATTGCGGGCTCTTCCAAGGCTACAAGCATTTGCGGGAGATGAACTGGGAGCCTTTCCCAGTGGATGTCTCGCGCCTGGACTGTGTCATCCTGACCCATGCGCATCTGGATCACTCCGGTGCCCTGCCTCTGCTGCTTCGGAACGGGTATCGCGGCCCCATCTACACCACGCCAGGAACCATCGACCTTTGTCACCTGCTCCTGCCTGATAGTGCGAGGCTGCAGGAGGAAGAAGCCGAATATCTGAATCGCCACCAGGCCAGCAAGCATAAGCCGGCTCTTCCTCTCTACACAGAACAGGATGCGCGACATGTTTTGCGCTATATGCAGGCTGTGCCATTTAATGAAACCATAGAAATGGTGCCTGACATGCAGCTTTCACTGCGGCCAGCGGGTCATATTATTGGTGCGGCCAACGCAGAAATTCAGGCGGGCGGCTTGACCATCGTCTTTTCAGGAGATGTTGGACGCGATGACGATCCGATCATGCGGCCGCCGACACCGCTTGGGACGGCGGACTACCTAGTCATCGAGTCCACCTATGGCGATCGGCTGCACCAGCCGGAGGACAACGAGGCGCTTCTGGCCGAGATCATCCAGAGAACGGCGGGTCGCGGTGGCAGCGTTGTGGTACCGGCCTTCGCGGTGGGGCGCGCGCAGACCCTGCTGTTTCTGCTCTCGCGCCTCAAGGCACGACACGCGATACCGGATCTGCCCGTGTTCCTAGACAGTCCGATGGCCATCGACATGACCGAGATCTACCACCGGCACCGGAAGGAGCACCGACTGAGCCCGGAAGAGTGCAAAGGTCTGTGCCGGGTTGCCACCATGGTCCGGACCTCTGACGAATCACGCGCCCTGAACAACGTTCGCTACCCCGCCGTCATCATCTCGGCCAGCGGCATGGCCACCGGAGGTCGGGTGCTGCACCATCTCAAGAGAATGGCACCGGACCGGCGCAACACCATCGTCCTGGTGGGCTATCAGGCCGGGGGGACTCGTGGTGCACGTCTAGCCGCCGGGGAGAAGTCTATCCGGATCTTTGGCGAGGATGTAGCTGTCAATGCCGAAGTCGCGATGCTGCGCGGCATGTCCGCACACGCCGATGCCGGACAGCTCATGCGCTGGATGGCCGCTATGCCCCACGCGCCCAGGAAGGTCTTCCTGACTCATGGCGAGCCAGGACCGGCCGACATTTTGCGACAGCGTGTGGACAGAGAACTCGGCTGGACGGCTGGCGTGCCCCGCTTAGGCCAGACCGTGGAGCTGGTGCCATGA
- a CDS encoding thymidine phosphorylase family protein — protein MSHLHALEDHETHAALRYRLLGIDTQQEYVIYMRRDCHVCRAEGFQSQTRVRVDLGDRHIIATLNVIDSDLLLPGEVGLSRGAAQTLAADEQSQLQVSHAPTLESYSALRSKIYGHRLDASAYRSIITDVSAGHYSDMHLAAFLSACAGGRMDLQEVIDLTLAMVEAGTRIDWGRTPIADKHCVGGLPGNRTTPIVVAIVAAAGLTMPKTSSRAITSPAGTADVMETMTNVTLDLGAMRRVVEREGGCLAWGGALSLSPADDLLIRVERPLDLDSDAQLVASVLSKKIAAGATHVVLDIPVGPTAKVRSEEDARRLTTMLQQVGDACGLNLHIRHTRGGQPVGQGVGPALEAHDVMGVLRGAAHAPVDLRMRALNLAGDLLEFCGKATPGTGNSLAWRLLDSGMAWQKFQGICEAQGGLHEPPVARIKDPVIAASSGHISHIDNRRLSRLAKLLGAPTTPTAGLAMHVELGDSVQQGTPLFTLHAESTGELSYAKEYLKSHPFLTISGEAER, from the coding sequence ATGAGTCACCTCCACGCTCTTGAAGATCACGAGACGCATGCTGCGCTTCGGTACCGGCTGTTGGGAATCGACACGCAGCAGGAGTATGTGATCTACATGCGGCGAGACTGTCATGTGTGTCGGGCTGAGGGTTTTCAATCGCAAACCCGGGTACGCGTGGACCTGGGGGATCGCCATATCATCGCCACCCTCAACGTGATCGATTCCGACTTGCTGTTGCCAGGCGAAGTTGGCCTTTCGCGTGGTGCAGCCCAGACGTTGGCTGCAGACGAGCAAAGCCAACTCCAAGTCTCCCACGCGCCGACGCTGGAGTCCTACAGTGCGCTGCGGTCCAAGATATACGGGCACCGGCTCGATGCGTCGGCATACCGCAGCATCATCACGGATGTATCTGCGGGTCACTATTCCGATATGCATCTGGCGGCATTTCTCAGTGCCTGCGCCGGTGGCCGCATGGATCTGCAGGAAGTCATCGACCTGACTCTAGCCATGGTGGAGGCAGGAACGCGGATCGATTGGGGGCGAACCCCGATCGCGGACAAGCATTGTGTTGGTGGTCTGCCCGGCAACAGGACGACACCGATCGTCGTGGCCATCGTCGCCGCGGCCGGTCTAACCATGCCCAAGACCTCCTCGCGCGCCATCACGTCCCCGGCTGGAACAGCGGACGTGATGGAGACGATGACAAACGTGACACTGGATCTGGGGGCCATGCGACGGGTCGTTGAGCGAGAGGGAGGTTGTCTTGCCTGGGGTGGCGCGTTGTCGCTGAGCCCTGCCGACGATCTACTGATTCGTGTTGAGCGGCCCTTGGACCTGGACAGTGATGCCCAGCTGGTGGCCTCTGTGCTGTCCAAGAAAATCGCTGCGGGGGCGACACATGTCGTGTTGGATATCCCGGTTGGCCCCACCGCAAAAGTTCGTAGCGAGGAGGACGCACGCCGACTGACCACCATGCTTCAGCAGGTCGGCGACGCCTGTGGCCTGAATTTGCACATACGCCATACCCGGGGAGGCCAGCCGGTAGGTCAAGGTGTCGGCCCAGCGCTCGAAGCTCACGACGTGATGGGCGTACTCCGTGGGGCCGCGCATGCACCCGTCGATCTCCGGATGCGTGCGCTCAACTTGGCGGGCGACCTGCTGGAGTTCTGTGGCAAAGCGACTCCAGGAACGGGGAACTCGCTCGCATGGCGGCTGCTTGACTCTGGTATGGCGTGGCAGAAATTCCAAGGTATTTGCGAAGCGCAAGGAGGTTTGCATGAGCCACCCGTCGCCAGAATCAAAGACCCCGTCATCGCAGCATCTTCGGGACACATTTCTCACATTGATAACAGACGTCTGTCACGCCTGGCGAAGCTGCTGGGAGCACCAACAACTCCAACCGCCGGCTTGGCCATGCATGTTGAGCTCGGGGACTCTGTGCAGCAGGGCACGCCCTTGTTCACCCTGCACGCGGAATCTACTGGGGAGTTGTCTTACGCAAAGGAATATCTAAAGTCCCACCCCTTTTTGACCATCTCGGGGGAGGCCGAGAGGTAA
- a CDS encoding DUF2933 domain-containing protein: MNHEHHQHEPAPSFWGSRYSVGLLVIGAVAGYFLLKEHLVHVATALPYLFILACPIMHFFMHRGHGHKHGPSRQDNLGPGSGDKGDAP, translated from the coding sequence ATGAATCACGAACATCACCAACATGAACCTGCCCCGTCATTCTGGGGGTCACGTTATTCGGTCGGCTTGCTCGTGATCGGGGCCGTTGCCGGTTACTTTCTGTTGAAAGAGCATCTGGTACACGTAGCCACTGCGCTCCCATACTTGTTTATTCTCGCCTGCCCCATCATGCATTTTTTCATGCATCGCGGGCATGGTCATAAGCACGGACCCAGCCGACAGGACAACCTGGGACCTGGTTCCGGCGACAAGGGAGATGCACCATGA
- a CDS encoding isoprenylcysteine carboxylmethyltransferase family protein: MTHAEPAYGLWLLVALNSAVFIMFAFSFFKPATARDWRTFGAFSAFIVALFVEMYGFPLTIYLLSGWLQTKFPNLDIMSHDTGHLWATLLGEKGDPHFGVLHIASYIFLGYGFYLLSTAWNVLYHAQRRHTLAMTGPYARIRHPQYVSFVLILLGFLLQWPTLLTLLMFPILLMMYGRLAITEETEMRTQFGEEFDRYALKTPRFFPRWR, encoded by the coding sequence ATGACTCACGCCGAACCTGCTTATGGACTTTGGCTGCTGGTGGCTTTGAACTCGGCCGTCTTCATCATGTTCGCGTTCAGCTTCTTCAAGCCCGCAACTGCTCGCGACTGGAGGACCTTCGGCGCCTTCTCCGCGTTCATCGTCGCCTTATTCGTCGAAATGTACGGATTCCCACTGACGATTTACCTGCTGTCAGGATGGCTGCAGACGAAGTTTCCGAATCTGGACATCATGTCCCATGATACTGGCCACCTATGGGCCACTCTGCTCGGAGAGAAGGGGGATCCGCATTTTGGTGTCCTGCATATCGCCAGCTATATCTTTCTGGGCTACGGCTTCTATCTGCTGTCTACAGCCTGGAATGTTCTCTACCATGCGCAACGCAGGCATACACTGGCAATGACAGGTCCATATGCGCGGATCCGTCACCCACAATATGTGTCGTTTGTCCTGATCCTCCTGGGCTTTCTGCTGCAGTGGCCCACACTCCTGACATTGCTCATGTTTCCGATCCTGTTGATGATGTACGGCCGGCTCGCTATCACGGAGGAGACGGAAATGCGGACGCAGTTCGGGGAGGAATTCGATCGCTACGCACTAAAAACGCCCAGGTTCTTTCCCCGGTGGCGTTAG
- a CDS encoding cation transporter, producing MIDQSATYIVHLQPAFGGWPLLGALLGLSLLLTSSYATKLSGNLSATTAAAMLLLTLVPGVNKIAVSLEKRQATVSFDDAKTLVETLTWATQEAGYPSQPLGNAQ from the coding sequence TTGATAGATCAATCAGCAACATATATCGTCCATTTACAGCCGGCCTTCGGTGGCTGGCCGCTGCTGGGTGCGTTGCTCGGGCTATCCCTGCTGTTGACATCGTCCTATGCAACCAAGCTGTCGGGTAACTTGAGCGCTACTACGGCGGCGGCGATGCTGCTGCTGACATTGGTGCCCGGCGTCAACAAGATTGCGGTGAGCCTGGAGAAACGCCAGGCTACCGTGAGCTTCGACGATGCCAAGACCCTTGTCGAGACACTGACCTGGGCCACTCAGGAGGCGGGTTATCCGTCTCAACCGCTAGGGAATGCACAATGA
- a CDS encoding GDCCVxC domain-containing (seleno)protein — translation MTAVVPDSMLTCPVCGHSKREIMPTDACQWFYECEQCHTVLRPKPGDCCVYCSYGSMPCPPIQKSGKGGGCSH, via the coding sequence ATGACCGCCGTCGTACCAGATTCGATGCTGACCTGTCCGGTCTGTGGCCATAGCAAGCGGGAGATCATGCCTACAGATGCTTGCCAGTGGTTCTACGAGTGCGAGCAGTGCCACACCGTGCTCCGCCCCAAGCCAGGAGACTGTTGCGTCTACTGCTCATATGGCAGCATGCCTTGTCCACCGATTCAGAAGAGCGGAAAGGGCGGCGGGTGTAGCCATTGA
- a CDS encoding TolC family protein → MKTSYRTLLCASIAWLSLIFPAVAQESDLGASLSGLLDYARKGNPEYAAMRAELDASTQRVESAGALPDPRFRAELRDVTRQGDQSPLLLPGQVGSTRYLLMQEFPWYGKRDLKRNIAEQDVEAARGRSQGIWIEISSRIKVAYARLYLLYRSERIAREIIDLMTRLESVTQARYAGGLAAQQDVIRAQLEQSALRNELIALDAERRQLQARLNGLLARPAGASLAEPVALRPVPSHEQLNLTGLEERAITRNPQLSSEESRIRSAQLSRDLVLKNRYPDITLGVSPIQYQGTVKEWELMIEMNIPLQQSSRRAQERESEALLQAAQARKESATRQLLSELSENVDAIDAARRTENLVATQLLPQSEFTYQAALVGYENGKVDFATLLDAQRQIRKARQSQLESQVEAQFRLAEIERIIGEDL, encoded by the coding sequence ATGAAAACAAGTTACCGGACTCTACTTTGCGCCTCCATCGCTTGGTTGTCGCTGATTTTTCCCGCGGTGGCCCAGGAGTCGGACCTCGGCGCGTCACTCAGCGGTCTCCTTGACTACGCGCGTAAGGGCAATCCTGAATACGCTGCGATGCGCGCCGAGTTGGACGCATCGACCCAGCGCGTAGAGTCTGCGGGGGCCTTGCCTGACCCGCGTTTCCGCGCCGAACTTCGGGACGTGACCCGCCAGGGGGACCAATCCCCCCTGCTTCTTCCAGGCCAGGTCGGCAGCACGCGATATCTCCTGATGCAGGAGTTCCCCTGGTATGGCAAGCGGGACCTGAAGCGAAACATTGCCGAGCAGGATGTCGAAGCAGCTAGGGGGCGCAGCCAGGGAATCTGGATCGAGATTTCAAGTCGCATCAAAGTTGCCTATGCACGACTCTACCTGCTGTATCGCAGCGAAAGAATTGCGCGCGAGATCATCGACTTGATGACCCGTCTTGAGAGCGTGACGCAGGCCCGCTACGCCGGCGGCCTGGCGGCCCAGCAGGACGTAATCCGGGCCCAGCTCGAACAATCTGCCTTGCGCAATGAATTGATCGCGCTGGACGCTGAACGTCGTCAGCTACAGGCACGTCTGAATGGCTTGCTGGCCCGGCCCGCCGGAGCGTCCCTGGCAGAACCGGTGGCACTGCGGCCAGTACCGTCGCATGAACAGTTGAACCTGACAGGGCTGGAGGAGCGTGCGATAACGCGCAATCCGCAACTCAGTAGCGAGGAATCCCGCATCAGGTCTGCCCAGTTGAGCCGGGATCTCGTGCTGAAGAACCGCTACCCCGACATCACGCTGGGGGTGTCTCCCATTCAGTACCAAGGAACCGTGAAGGAATGGGAACTGATGATCGAAATGAATATACCTCTGCAGCAGTCGTCCCGTCGGGCTCAGGAGAGGGAATCCGAAGCCCTGCTGCAGGCAGCCCAGGCGCGCAAGGAGTCTGCGACTCGGCAACTGCTGTCCGAACTTTCGGAGAACGTGGATGCGATCGATGCCGCCCGTCGTACGGAGAATCTCGTAGCGACCCAATTACTTCCCCAGTCGGAATTCACCTATCAGGCGGCCTTGGTAGGGTATGAGAACGGCAAGGTGGACTTTGCGACGCTGCTGGATGCCCAGCGGCAGATCCGCAAGGCCAGACAGAGTCAGCTGGAGTCCCAGGTAGAGGCGCAATTCCGGCTGGCTGAAATCGAACGAATCATCGGAGAAGATCTATGA
- a CDS encoding efflux RND transporter periplasmic adaptor subunit, producing the protein MNVRSKWLIAGLGVSLVVLIALEVRYGFLYRGHELQAAATESGAESPNAETPKPARKLLFYRNPMGLPDTSPVPKKDPMGMDYIAVYEGEDQEESSGRTGLIRISTEKIQKLGVRTEAARVQKLERTVSAAGRVEPDERRIYTISPKFEGYVERLHVNVTGQTVAKGQVLFEVYSPELISAQREYQIALQGLQSTQGSADQVQSGMRRLADSSLQRLRNWDISEEQISGLTLSGEVRRTLAFRSPVQGLVTEKRAVQGMRFMPGEALYQVTDLGAVWVVADVFEQDIGLVKTGAKVKVAINAYPDKAFSGIVTYVYPTLNPETRTIPVRIELSNPGMLLKPAMFAQIELSVGTRTQTVTVPNSAVIDSGTRQLVLVQVGEGRFEPREVRLGRRASNEVEVLEGVRNGEIVVVSANFLIDAESNLKAAVSGFGHAGHGSSADAGQKPSSETPKAATTGHRAEGAIESIDFKNGTVEISHGPVPSLKWPAMSMEFAVANGGLLQGYKLGDMVAFEFVERKPGEWVVTAMRRAAPTHDAAAHKSR; encoded by the coding sequence ATGAATGTCCGGTCCAAATGGCTGATCGCCGGTCTGGGCGTCAGTTTGGTGGTCCTCATTGCGCTCGAAGTTCGCTATGGTTTCCTGTACCGAGGCCACGAACTGCAAGCGGCTGCCACAGAGAGCGGGGCGGAATCGCCGAATGCCGAAACGCCCAAGCCTGCACGCAAGCTTCTTTTCTATCGCAATCCCATGGGCTTGCCCGATACCTCTCCCGTGCCGAAGAAGGATCCCATGGGCATGGACTACATCGCCGTTTATGAGGGCGAGGATCAGGAAGAAAGTTCGGGTCGGACGGGCCTGATCAGGATCAGCACGGAAAAGATCCAGAAGTTGGGGGTTCGGACCGAAGCGGCGCGCGTCCAAAAACTGGAACGCACAGTGAGTGCGGCGGGACGGGTCGAACCCGACGAGCGCCGGATCTACACCATCTCGCCGAAGTTCGAGGGTTATGTGGAGCGCCTGCATGTGAACGTGACCGGTCAGACGGTGGCCAAGGGTCAGGTGCTCTTTGAGGTCTACAGCCCGGAACTGATCTCCGCGCAGCGCGAGTACCAGATCGCTTTGCAGGGCTTGCAGTCGACGCAAGGATCTGCGGATCAGGTTCAGTCGGGAATGCGTCGTTTGGCCGACTCCAGTCTGCAGCGTCTGCGCAATTGGGATATCTCGGAAGAGCAGATCTCCGGCCTGACGCTGTCGGGGGAAGTCCGACGCACGCTGGCATTCCGTTCCCCGGTCCAGGGCCTGGTGACAGAGAAAAGAGCCGTGCAAGGCATGCGCTTCATGCCGGGCGAAGCGCTGTACCAAGTCACTGACCTCGGCGCTGTCTGGGTAGTGGCCGATGTGTTCGAACAGGATATCGGTCTCGTGAAGACCGGTGCCAAGGTCAAGGTGGCGATCAATGCTTATCCTGACAAGGCGTTTTCGGGCATCGTCACCTATGTCTACCCCACGCTCAATCCCGAGACGCGGACGATTCCCGTGCGCATTGAGCTGTCCAACCCCGGCATGCTGCTCAAGCCAGCCATGTTTGCGCAGATCGAACTATCGGTCGGAACACGCACACAGACAGTGACGGTGCCCAATTCGGCGGTTATCGACAGCGGTACGCGGCAGCTCGTGCTCGTCCAGGTCGGGGAGGGGCGCTTCGAGCCGAGGGAGGTCCGCCTAGGCCGGCGCGCCAGCAATGAGGTGGAAGTCCTGGAAGGCGTGCGCAACGGCGAGATCGTCGTTGTATCTGCCAACTTCCTGATTGATGCCGAGAGCAATCTCAAGGCAGCCGTCAGCGGCTTTGGTCACGCGGGTCATGGCTCCAGTGCAGATGCCGGGCAGAAGCCATCGAGCGAGACGCCGAAAGCGGCAACGACAGGTCATCGGGCGGAGGGTGCGATCGAAAGTATCGATTTTAAGAACGGCACGGTCGAAATCAGCCATGGTCCGGTACCCAGCCTCAAATGGCCAGCCATGTCGATGGAGTTCGCTGTCGCCAATGGCGGCCTGCTGCAGGGTTACAAACTTGGCGACATGGTGGCGTTCGAGTTTGTCGAGCGCAAGCCCGGTGAGTGGGTGGTGACGGCAATGCGCCGTGCCGCACCAACGCATGATGCCGCTGCACACAAGAGTCGCTAA